From Anastrepha obliqua isolate idAnaObli1 chromosome 3, idAnaObli1_1.0, whole genome shotgun sequence:
TGTTGGTTGTTTTCCTGGGTAAATTTCAAGATTGATGACGTAAAACGACTTTGCATCAACCAAGGCATATATTTTCAAGCCATATATGTTTGGCTTATTGGGCATATACTGGCGAAAACTGCAACGGCCTCGAAACGATGGAAGTTGTTCATCTATAGTTGTATACTCAGATGGTGTATAAACAATTTGGCAATTTGCTACGAACTTCtcgaaaaaagaacgaatgGCAGCCAAATTATCAGTAGCTTTTCTTTCGCTCCGAGTATTCTTATCATCAAACCGTAAACAgttttgaataaattgaaatctCTTCAAAGTCATCGTTGTCCTAAAAATCTCAACCCCTGATCCATCACTTATCCACAGATCCTTCAAATTCAGCTTATTTGCTTTGAACTGTCCTGCAAGATACAAGAGACCGATAAAAGCCTTTAATTCTGACGATGACAAGTCTGCCATGATATATTTCTTTACGTGACTATTTTCACAAGCAGTTCTCTTCAGATTTATTTGACTATTTGTATGTAACAATATTTCTCGCAAAATCTCATCAGTAAGAAAGAGTTTCCAACATTCAACAGCTGTCTTTGCATTTTTGCCAATATCTTTTACGCCCTGCCTTTCCCTTATAATGTTTTCTGATCTCGTACGCACGTTAGACCTTTCTGGTACACTAAACCACTTTGTACCATTCTTTCCAGTAAAATATGGTCTGTTATCATTGCTTTCACGTTCTTCAGATCCCTCAGCTTCGTTTTCTTCCTCATTCGGTAATCCTACCTCTTGTTCCGAATCACTTTCAGAGCTTCTTTGGCCAACATTATCAATTTCGAAGTCACTACCAGAATCATCACAAGAATCATCCTGATCAGCTGCTTCGAAAACCCTCAATAATCTTCTTTGGGTTTCTTCGTATGACATATTAATTATttagctgaaaaa
This genomic window contains:
- the LOC129242229 gene encoding piggyBac transposable element-derived protein 4-like — translated: MSYEETQRRLLRVFEAADQDDSCDDSGSDFEIDNVGQRSSESDSEQEVGLPNEEENEAEGSEERESNDNRPYFTGKNGTKWFSVPERSNVRTRSENIIRERQGVKDIGKNAKTAVECWKLFLTDEILREILLHTNSQINLKRTACENSHVKKYIMADLSSSELKAFIGLLYLAGQFKANKLNLKDLWISDGSGVEIFRTTMTLKRFQFIQNCLRFDDKNTRSERKATDNLAAIRSFFEKFVANCQIVYTPSEYTTIDEQLPSFRGRCSFRQYMPNKPNIYGLKIYALVDAKSFYVINLEIYPGKQPTGPYALSNKAYDVVDRLVAPISKTNRNVTFDNWFTSYPLMLHLLKEHRLTSTGTVRKNKPEIPSQMLQTRNREIPSTVFGFQKDISLLSHVPKKNKVVLLMSTLHHDDSVVADTNGTQKPEMIIFYNQTKGGVDVVDELCTNYDVSRNTKRWPMVIFYAVLNMAGINSIIVYKSNNSSNLSRRNFLRDLGIGLVSEHLQNRKENQHLPRELRKRILDQVDEPSHSQRPPNKVPKPIRRCQICPTKKDRKTKHTCYKCNRYLCMEHAVFTCQDCAQTEDDYENSE